A DNA window from Zonotrichia leucophrys gambelii isolate GWCS_2022_RI chromosome 15, RI_Zleu_2.0, whole genome shotgun sequence contains the following coding sequences:
- the LIMK2 gene encoding LIM domain kinase 2 isoform X1 — MEALPGEEGWRCLGCGDSIAAGQCLHKTVNEAWHISCFRCSECQDPLTNWYYEKDGKLYCHKDYWGKFGESCHGCSLLMTGPVMVAGEYKYHPECFACMSCKVIIEDGDTYALVQHSTLYCGKCHNQIVLTPMIEKHSTESLREQLPYTLTLISMPAATDGKRGFSVSVEGGCSSYATGVQVKEVNRMHISPDVRNAIHPADRILEINGAPIRTLQVEEVEELIRKTSQTLQLLIEHDPVSQRLDRLRLDSRLPGHMKAPISPRSLSPLDIKENLEGTLRRRSLRRSNSISKSPGPSSPKEPLLLSRDISRSESLRSSSSCSQQIFRPCDLIHGEVLGKGFFGQAIKRNNRCSCGFCFHQVTHKATGKVMVMKELIRCDEETQKTFLTEVKVMRSLDHPNVLKFIGVLYKDKKLNLLTEYIEGGTLKDFLRNADPFPWQQKVSFAKGIASGMAYLHSMCIIHRDLNSHNCLIKLDKTVVVADFGLSRLIVEERKKPTLEKPSAKKRTLRKSDRKKRYTVVGNPYWMAPEMLNGQSYDEMVDIFSFGIVLCEIIGQVYADPDCLPRTLDFGLNVKLFWEKFVPADCPPAFFPLAAICCRLEPESRPPFSKLEDSFEALSLYLGELAIPLPSELEELDHNVSVQYGLTRDKLPENTT, encoded by the exons atGGAGGCGCTGCCAG GTGAAGAGGGCTGGAGATGtctgggatgtggggacagcattgcagctgggcagtgcctgcaCAAGACTGTCAATGAGGCTTGGCACATCTCCTGTTTCAG GTGCTCTGAATGCCAGGATCCCCTCACTAACTGGTACTATGAGAAAGATGGGAAGCTGTACTGTCACAAAGACTACTGGGGGAAGTTTGGGGAATCTTGCCatggctgctctctgctgatgACTGGGCCTGTGATG GTGGCTGGCGAATACAAGTATCACCCTGAGTGCTTTGCTTGTATGAGCTGCAAAGTGATCATTGAGGATGGGGACACTTATGCACTGGTGCAACATTCCACTCTGTACTG TGGAAAATGCCATAACCAGATTGTGCTGACACCGATGATAGAAAAACACTCGACTGAGTCTCTGCGTGAGCAGCTGCCTTACACACTGACCCTCATCTCCATGCCAGCAGCCACGGATGGCAAGAGGGGATTCTCTGTGTCTGTTGAAGGTGGCTGCTCCAGCTATGCCACTGGTGTCCAGGTGAAAGA GGTTAACAGGATGCACATCAGCCCAGATGTCCGAAACGCCATCCACCCTGCAGACCGGATCCTGGAGATCAACGGAGCTCCCATCCGTACCTTACAGGTGGAGGAG GTGGAGGAACTGATTCGCAAGACAAGCCAGACGCTGCAGCTGCTGATAGAGCACGACCCGGTGTCGCAGCGCCTGGACAGGCTCCGCCTGGACTCGCGCCTTCCCGGCCACATGAAGGCGCCCATCTCCCCTCGCTCCCTCTCGCCTCTGGACATCAAGGAGAACCTGGAGGGAACGCTGCGACGGCGCTCCCTCAG GAGAAGTAACAGCATTTCTAAGTCCCCTGGCCCCAGCTCTCCAAAGGAACCTCTCCTCCTGAGCCGTGACATCAGTCGTTCTGAGTCCCTGCGCtcctcttccagctgctcccagcaaatCTTCCGGCCCTGTGACCTGATCCACGGTGAAGTTctaggaaaaggattttttggaCAAGCAATCAAG AGAAATAACAGGTGCAG ttgtgggttttgtttccaCCAGGTGACTCACAAAGCAACAGGAAAGGTGATGGTGATGAAGGAGCTGATTCGCTGTGATGAGGAAACACAGAAGACTTTCTTGACAGAG gtgAAGGTGATGCGCAGCCTGGACCACCCCAACGTGCTGAAGTTCATTGGTGTGCTGTACAAGGACAAGAAGCTCAATCTCCTCACCGAGTACATCGAGGGGGGCACGCTGAAGGACTTCCTGCGCAATGCA GACCCATTCCCCTGGCAGCAGAAGGTCAGCTTTGCCAAAGGGATTGCCTCTGGAATG GCTTACTTGCACTCCATGTGCATCATTCACAGAGACCTGAATTCACACAACTGCCTGATCAAGCTG GATAAGACAGTGGTGGTGGCTGACTTCGGTCTGTCCCGGCTGATtgtggaggagaggaagaagccGACCCTGGAGAAGCCGTCGGCCAAGAAACGAACCCTGCGCAAGAGCGACAGGAAGAAGCGCTACACCGTGGTGGGGAACCCCTACTGGATGGCCCCAGAGATGCTCAATG GACAGAGCTACGATGAGATGGTGGACATTTTTTCATTTGGGATTGTTCTCTGCGAG ATCATAGGCCAGGTTTATGCTGACCCAGACTGTCTCCCACGCACACTGGATTTTGGCCTTAATGTCAAGCTGTTCTGGGAGAAGTTTGTTCCTGCTGATTGTCCTCCAGCCTTTTTCCCTCTGGCTGCTATTTGCTGCAGACTGGAACCAGAGAGCAG GCCCCCTTTTTCCAAGCTGGAAGATTCCTTTGAAGCTCTCTCTCTGTACCTGGGAGAACTTGCCATCCCCCTTCCAtctgagctggaggagctggaccACAATGTGAGTGTGCAGTATGGACTGACCCGTGACAAGCTACCTGAAAACACAACCtag
- the LIMK2 gene encoding LIM domain kinase 2 isoform X2 → MEALPGEEGWRCLGCGDSIAAGQCLHKTVNEAWHISCFRCSECQDPLTNWYYEKDGKLYCHKDYWGKFGESCHGCSLLMTGPVMVAGEYKYHPECFACMSCKVIIEDGDTYALVQHSTLYCGKCHNQIVLTPMIEKHSTESLREQLPYTLTLISMPAATDGKRGFSVSVEGGCSSYATGVQVKEVNRMHISPDVRNAIHPADRILEINGAPIRTLQVEEVEELIRKTSQTLQLLIEHDPVSQRLDRLRLDSRLPGHMKAPISPRSLSPLDIKENLEGTLRRRSLRRSNSISKSPGPSSPKEPLLLSRDISRSESLRSSSSCSQQIFRPCDLIHGEVLGKGFFGQAIKVTHKATGKVMVMKELIRCDEETQKTFLTEVKVMRSLDHPNVLKFIGVLYKDKKLNLLTEYIEGGTLKDFLRNADPFPWQQKVSFAKGIASGMAYLHSMCIIHRDLNSHNCLIKLDKTVVVADFGLSRLIVEERKKPTLEKPSAKKRTLRKSDRKKRYTVVGNPYWMAPEMLNGQSYDEMVDIFSFGIVLCEIIGQVYADPDCLPRTLDFGLNVKLFWEKFVPADCPPAFFPLAAICCRLEPESRPPFSKLEDSFEALSLYLGELAIPLPSELEELDHNVSVQYGLTRDKLPENTT, encoded by the exons atGGAGGCGCTGCCAG GTGAAGAGGGCTGGAGATGtctgggatgtggggacagcattgcagctgggcagtgcctgcaCAAGACTGTCAATGAGGCTTGGCACATCTCCTGTTTCAG GTGCTCTGAATGCCAGGATCCCCTCACTAACTGGTACTATGAGAAAGATGGGAAGCTGTACTGTCACAAAGACTACTGGGGGAAGTTTGGGGAATCTTGCCatggctgctctctgctgatgACTGGGCCTGTGATG GTGGCTGGCGAATACAAGTATCACCCTGAGTGCTTTGCTTGTATGAGCTGCAAAGTGATCATTGAGGATGGGGACACTTATGCACTGGTGCAACATTCCACTCTGTACTG TGGAAAATGCCATAACCAGATTGTGCTGACACCGATGATAGAAAAACACTCGACTGAGTCTCTGCGTGAGCAGCTGCCTTACACACTGACCCTCATCTCCATGCCAGCAGCCACGGATGGCAAGAGGGGATTCTCTGTGTCTGTTGAAGGTGGCTGCTCCAGCTATGCCACTGGTGTCCAGGTGAAAGA GGTTAACAGGATGCACATCAGCCCAGATGTCCGAAACGCCATCCACCCTGCAGACCGGATCCTGGAGATCAACGGAGCTCCCATCCGTACCTTACAGGTGGAGGAG GTGGAGGAACTGATTCGCAAGACAAGCCAGACGCTGCAGCTGCTGATAGAGCACGACCCGGTGTCGCAGCGCCTGGACAGGCTCCGCCTGGACTCGCGCCTTCCCGGCCACATGAAGGCGCCCATCTCCCCTCGCTCCCTCTCGCCTCTGGACATCAAGGAGAACCTGGAGGGAACGCTGCGACGGCGCTCCCTCAG GAGAAGTAACAGCATTTCTAAGTCCCCTGGCCCCAGCTCTCCAAAGGAACCTCTCCTCCTGAGCCGTGACATCAGTCGTTCTGAGTCCCTGCGCtcctcttccagctgctcccagcaaatCTTCCGGCCCTGTGACCTGATCCACGGTGAAGTTctaggaaaaggattttttggaCAAGCAATCAAG GTGACTCACAAAGCAACAGGAAAGGTGATGGTGATGAAGGAGCTGATTCGCTGTGATGAGGAAACACAGAAGACTTTCTTGACAGAG gtgAAGGTGATGCGCAGCCTGGACCACCCCAACGTGCTGAAGTTCATTGGTGTGCTGTACAAGGACAAGAAGCTCAATCTCCTCACCGAGTACATCGAGGGGGGCACGCTGAAGGACTTCCTGCGCAATGCA GACCCATTCCCCTGGCAGCAGAAGGTCAGCTTTGCCAAAGGGATTGCCTCTGGAATG GCTTACTTGCACTCCATGTGCATCATTCACAGAGACCTGAATTCACACAACTGCCTGATCAAGCTG GATAAGACAGTGGTGGTGGCTGACTTCGGTCTGTCCCGGCTGATtgtggaggagaggaagaagccGACCCTGGAGAAGCCGTCGGCCAAGAAACGAACCCTGCGCAAGAGCGACAGGAAGAAGCGCTACACCGTGGTGGGGAACCCCTACTGGATGGCCCCAGAGATGCTCAATG GACAGAGCTACGATGAGATGGTGGACATTTTTTCATTTGGGATTGTTCTCTGCGAG ATCATAGGCCAGGTTTATGCTGACCCAGACTGTCTCCCACGCACACTGGATTTTGGCCTTAATGTCAAGCTGTTCTGGGAGAAGTTTGTTCCTGCTGATTGTCCTCCAGCCTTTTTCCCTCTGGCTGCTATTTGCTGCAGACTGGAACCAGAGAGCAG GCCCCCTTTTTCCAAGCTGGAAGATTCCTTTGAAGCTCTCTCTCTGTACCTGGGAGAACTTGCCATCCCCCTTCCAtctgagctggaggagctggaccACAATGTGAGTGTGCAGTATGGACTGACCCGTGACAAGCTACCTGAAAACACAACCtag
- the LIMK2 gene encoding LIM domain kinase 2 isoform X4, whose protein sequence is MGSYLSAPAYFAPKDPFRCSECQDPLTNWYYEKDGKLYCHKDYWGKFGESCHGCSLLMTGPVMVAGEYKYHPECFACMSCKVIIEDGDTYALVQHSTLYCGKCHNQIVLTPMIEKHSTESLREQLPYTLTLISMPAATDGKRGFSVSVEGGCSSYATGVQVKEVNRMHISPDVRNAIHPADRILEINGAPIRTLQVEEVEELIRKTSQTLQLLIEHDPVSQRLDRLRLDSRLPGHMKAPISPRSLSPLDIKENLEGTLRRRSLRRSNSISKSPGPSSPKEPLLLSRDISRSESLRSSSSCSQQIFRPCDLIHGEVLGKGFFGQAIKVTHKATGKVMVMKELIRCDEETQKTFLTEVKVMRSLDHPNVLKFIGVLYKDKKLNLLTEYIEGGTLKDFLRNADPFPWQQKVSFAKGIASGMAYLHSMCIIHRDLNSHNCLIKLDKTVVVADFGLSRLIVEERKKPTLEKPSAKKRTLRKSDRKKRYTVVGNPYWMAPEMLNGQSYDEMVDIFSFGIVLCEIIGQVYADPDCLPRTLDFGLNVKLFWEKFVPADCPPAFFPLAAICCRLEPESRPPFSKLEDSFEALSLYLGELAIPLPSELEELDHNVSVQYGLTRDKLPENTT, encoded by the exons ATGGGAAGTTACTTGTCTGCTCCAGCTTACTTTGCTCCCAAGGATCCCTTTCG GTGCTCTGAATGCCAGGATCCCCTCACTAACTGGTACTATGAGAAAGATGGGAAGCTGTACTGTCACAAAGACTACTGGGGGAAGTTTGGGGAATCTTGCCatggctgctctctgctgatgACTGGGCCTGTGATG GTGGCTGGCGAATACAAGTATCACCCTGAGTGCTTTGCTTGTATGAGCTGCAAAGTGATCATTGAGGATGGGGACACTTATGCACTGGTGCAACATTCCACTCTGTACTG TGGAAAATGCCATAACCAGATTGTGCTGACACCGATGATAGAAAAACACTCGACTGAGTCTCTGCGTGAGCAGCTGCCTTACACACTGACCCTCATCTCCATGCCAGCAGCCACGGATGGCAAGAGGGGATTCTCTGTGTCTGTTGAAGGTGGCTGCTCCAGCTATGCCACTGGTGTCCAGGTGAAAGA GGTTAACAGGATGCACATCAGCCCAGATGTCCGAAACGCCATCCACCCTGCAGACCGGATCCTGGAGATCAACGGAGCTCCCATCCGTACCTTACAGGTGGAGGAG GTGGAGGAACTGATTCGCAAGACAAGCCAGACGCTGCAGCTGCTGATAGAGCACGACCCGGTGTCGCAGCGCCTGGACAGGCTCCGCCTGGACTCGCGCCTTCCCGGCCACATGAAGGCGCCCATCTCCCCTCGCTCCCTCTCGCCTCTGGACATCAAGGAGAACCTGGAGGGAACGCTGCGACGGCGCTCCCTCAG GAGAAGTAACAGCATTTCTAAGTCCCCTGGCCCCAGCTCTCCAAAGGAACCTCTCCTCCTGAGCCGTGACATCAGTCGTTCTGAGTCCCTGCGCtcctcttccagctgctcccagcaaatCTTCCGGCCCTGTGACCTGATCCACGGTGAAGTTctaggaaaaggattttttggaCAAGCAATCAAG GTGACTCACAAAGCAACAGGAAAGGTGATGGTGATGAAGGAGCTGATTCGCTGTGATGAGGAAACACAGAAGACTTTCTTGACAGAG gtgAAGGTGATGCGCAGCCTGGACCACCCCAACGTGCTGAAGTTCATTGGTGTGCTGTACAAGGACAAGAAGCTCAATCTCCTCACCGAGTACATCGAGGGGGGCACGCTGAAGGACTTCCTGCGCAATGCA GACCCATTCCCCTGGCAGCAGAAGGTCAGCTTTGCCAAAGGGATTGCCTCTGGAATG GCTTACTTGCACTCCATGTGCATCATTCACAGAGACCTGAATTCACACAACTGCCTGATCAAGCTG GATAAGACAGTGGTGGTGGCTGACTTCGGTCTGTCCCGGCTGATtgtggaggagaggaagaagccGACCCTGGAGAAGCCGTCGGCCAAGAAACGAACCCTGCGCAAGAGCGACAGGAAGAAGCGCTACACCGTGGTGGGGAACCCCTACTGGATGGCCCCAGAGATGCTCAATG GACAGAGCTACGATGAGATGGTGGACATTTTTTCATTTGGGATTGTTCTCTGCGAG ATCATAGGCCAGGTTTATGCTGACCCAGACTGTCTCCCACGCACACTGGATTTTGGCCTTAATGTCAAGCTGTTCTGGGAGAAGTTTGTTCCTGCTGATTGTCCTCCAGCCTTTTTCCCTCTGGCTGCTATTTGCTGCAGACTGGAACCAGAGAGCAG GCCCCCTTTTTCCAAGCTGGAAGATTCCTTTGAAGCTCTCTCTCTGTACCTGGGAGAACTTGCCATCCCCCTTCCAtctgagctggaggagctggaccACAATGTGAGTGTGCAGTATGGACTGACCCGTGACAAGCTACCTGAAAACACAACCtag
- the LIMK2 gene encoding LIM domain kinase 2 isoform X3 — MGSYLSAPAYFAPKDPFRCSECQDPLTNWYYEKDGKLYCHKDYWGKFGESCHGCSLLMTGPVMVAGEYKYHPECFACMSCKVIIEDGDTYALVQHSTLYCGKCHNQIVLTPMIEKHSTESLREQLPYTLTLISMPAATDGKRGFSVSVEGGCSSYATGVQVKEVNRMHISPDVRNAIHPADRILEINGAPIRTLQVEEVEELIRKTSQTLQLLIEHDPVSQRLDRLRLDSRLPGHMKAPISPRSLSPLDIKENLEGTLRRRSLRRSNSISKSPGPSSPKEPLLLSRDISRSESLRSSSSCSQQIFRPCDLIHGEVLGKGFFGQAIKRNNRCSCGFCFHQVTHKATGKVMVMKELIRCDEETQKTFLTEVKVMRSLDHPNVLKFIGVLYKDKKLNLLTEYIEGGTLKDFLRNADPFPWQQKVSFAKGIASGMAYLHSMCIIHRDLNSHNCLIKLDKTVVVADFGLSRLIVEERKKPTLEKPSAKKRTLRKSDRKKRYTVVGNPYWMAPEMLNGQSYDEMVDIFSFGIVLCEIIGQVYADPDCLPRTLDFGLNVKLFWEKFVPADCPPAFFPLAAICCRLEPESRPPFSKLEDSFEALSLYLGELAIPLPSELEELDHNVSVQYGLTRDKLPENTT; from the exons ATGGGAAGTTACTTGTCTGCTCCAGCTTACTTTGCTCCCAAGGATCCCTTTCG GTGCTCTGAATGCCAGGATCCCCTCACTAACTGGTACTATGAGAAAGATGGGAAGCTGTACTGTCACAAAGACTACTGGGGGAAGTTTGGGGAATCTTGCCatggctgctctctgctgatgACTGGGCCTGTGATG GTGGCTGGCGAATACAAGTATCACCCTGAGTGCTTTGCTTGTATGAGCTGCAAAGTGATCATTGAGGATGGGGACACTTATGCACTGGTGCAACATTCCACTCTGTACTG TGGAAAATGCCATAACCAGATTGTGCTGACACCGATGATAGAAAAACACTCGACTGAGTCTCTGCGTGAGCAGCTGCCTTACACACTGACCCTCATCTCCATGCCAGCAGCCACGGATGGCAAGAGGGGATTCTCTGTGTCTGTTGAAGGTGGCTGCTCCAGCTATGCCACTGGTGTCCAGGTGAAAGA GGTTAACAGGATGCACATCAGCCCAGATGTCCGAAACGCCATCCACCCTGCAGACCGGATCCTGGAGATCAACGGAGCTCCCATCCGTACCTTACAGGTGGAGGAG GTGGAGGAACTGATTCGCAAGACAAGCCAGACGCTGCAGCTGCTGATAGAGCACGACCCGGTGTCGCAGCGCCTGGACAGGCTCCGCCTGGACTCGCGCCTTCCCGGCCACATGAAGGCGCCCATCTCCCCTCGCTCCCTCTCGCCTCTGGACATCAAGGAGAACCTGGAGGGAACGCTGCGACGGCGCTCCCTCAG GAGAAGTAACAGCATTTCTAAGTCCCCTGGCCCCAGCTCTCCAAAGGAACCTCTCCTCCTGAGCCGTGACATCAGTCGTTCTGAGTCCCTGCGCtcctcttccagctgctcccagcaaatCTTCCGGCCCTGTGACCTGATCCACGGTGAAGTTctaggaaaaggattttttggaCAAGCAATCAAG AGAAATAACAGGTGCAG ttgtgggttttgtttccaCCAGGTGACTCACAAAGCAACAGGAAAGGTGATGGTGATGAAGGAGCTGATTCGCTGTGATGAGGAAACACAGAAGACTTTCTTGACAGAG gtgAAGGTGATGCGCAGCCTGGACCACCCCAACGTGCTGAAGTTCATTGGTGTGCTGTACAAGGACAAGAAGCTCAATCTCCTCACCGAGTACATCGAGGGGGGCACGCTGAAGGACTTCCTGCGCAATGCA GACCCATTCCCCTGGCAGCAGAAGGTCAGCTTTGCCAAAGGGATTGCCTCTGGAATG GCTTACTTGCACTCCATGTGCATCATTCACAGAGACCTGAATTCACACAACTGCCTGATCAAGCTG GATAAGACAGTGGTGGTGGCTGACTTCGGTCTGTCCCGGCTGATtgtggaggagaggaagaagccGACCCTGGAGAAGCCGTCGGCCAAGAAACGAACCCTGCGCAAGAGCGACAGGAAGAAGCGCTACACCGTGGTGGGGAACCCCTACTGGATGGCCCCAGAGATGCTCAATG GACAGAGCTACGATGAGATGGTGGACATTTTTTCATTTGGGATTGTTCTCTGCGAG ATCATAGGCCAGGTTTATGCTGACCCAGACTGTCTCCCACGCACACTGGATTTTGGCCTTAATGTCAAGCTGTTCTGGGAGAAGTTTGTTCCTGCTGATTGTCCTCCAGCCTTTTTCCCTCTGGCTGCTATTTGCTGCAGACTGGAACCAGAGAGCAG GCCCCCTTTTTCCAAGCTGGAAGATTCCTTTGAAGCTCTCTCTCTGTACCTGGGAGAACTTGCCATCCCCCTTCCAtctgagctggaggagctggaccACAATGTGAGTGTGCAGTATGGACTGACCCGTGACAAGCTACCTGAAAACACAACCtag
- the LIMK2 gene encoding LIM domain kinase 2 isoform X5, whose product MTGPVMVAGEYKYHPECFACMSCKVIIEDGDTYALVQHSTLYCGKCHNQIVLTPMIEKHSTESLREQLPYTLTLISMPAATDGKRGFSVSVEGGCSSYATGVQVKEVNRMHISPDVRNAIHPADRILEINGAPIRTLQVEEVEELIRKTSQTLQLLIEHDPVSQRLDRLRLDSRLPGHMKAPISPRSLSPLDIKENLEGTLRRRSLRRSNSISKSPGPSSPKEPLLLSRDISRSESLRSSSSCSQQIFRPCDLIHGEVLGKGFFGQAIKRNNRCSCGFCFHQVTHKATGKVMVMKELIRCDEETQKTFLTEVKVMRSLDHPNVLKFIGVLYKDKKLNLLTEYIEGGTLKDFLRNADPFPWQQKVSFAKGIASGMAYLHSMCIIHRDLNSHNCLIKLDKTVVVADFGLSRLIVEERKKPTLEKPSAKKRTLRKSDRKKRYTVVGNPYWMAPEMLNGQSYDEMVDIFSFGIVLCEIIGQVYADPDCLPRTLDFGLNVKLFWEKFVPADCPPAFFPLAAICCRLEPESRPPFSKLEDSFEALSLYLGELAIPLPSELEELDHNVSVQYGLTRDKLPENTT is encoded by the exons atgACTGGGCCTGTGATG GTGGCTGGCGAATACAAGTATCACCCTGAGTGCTTTGCTTGTATGAGCTGCAAAGTGATCATTGAGGATGGGGACACTTATGCACTGGTGCAACATTCCACTCTGTACTG TGGAAAATGCCATAACCAGATTGTGCTGACACCGATGATAGAAAAACACTCGACTGAGTCTCTGCGTGAGCAGCTGCCTTACACACTGACCCTCATCTCCATGCCAGCAGCCACGGATGGCAAGAGGGGATTCTCTGTGTCTGTTGAAGGTGGCTGCTCCAGCTATGCCACTGGTGTCCAGGTGAAAGA GGTTAACAGGATGCACATCAGCCCAGATGTCCGAAACGCCATCCACCCTGCAGACCGGATCCTGGAGATCAACGGAGCTCCCATCCGTACCTTACAGGTGGAGGAG GTGGAGGAACTGATTCGCAAGACAAGCCAGACGCTGCAGCTGCTGATAGAGCACGACCCGGTGTCGCAGCGCCTGGACAGGCTCCGCCTGGACTCGCGCCTTCCCGGCCACATGAAGGCGCCCATCTCCCCTCGCTCCCTCTCGCCTCTGGACATCAAGGAGAACCTGGAGGGAACGCTGCGACGGCGCTCCCTCAG GAGAAGTAACAGCATTTCTAAGTCCCCTGGCCCCAGCTCTCCAAAGGAACCTCTCCTCCTGAGCCGTGACATCAGTCGTTCTGAGTCCCTGCGCtcctcttccagctgctcccagcaaatCTTCCGGCCCTGTGACCTGATCCACGGTGAAGTTctaggaaaaggattttttggaCAAGCAATCAAG AGAAATAACAGGTGCAG ttgtgggttttgtttccaCCAGGTGACTCACAAAGCAACAGGAAAGGTGATGGTGATGAAGGAGCTGATTCGCTGTGATGAGGAAACACAGAAGACTTTCTTGACAGAG gtgAAGGTGATGCGCAGCCTGGACCACCCCAACGTGCTGAAGTTCATTGGTGTGCTGTACAAGGACAAGAAGCTCAATCTCCTCACCGAGTACATCGAGGGGGGCACGCTGAAGGACTTCCTGCGCAATGCA GACCCATTCCCCTGGCAGCAGAAGGTCAGCTTTGCCAAAGGGATTGCCTCTGGAATG GCTTACTTGCACTCCATGTGCATCATTCACAGAGACCTGAATTCACACAACTGCCTGATCAAGCTG GATAAGACAGTGGTGGTGGCTGACTTCGGTCTGTCCCGGCTGATtgtggaggagaggaagaagccGACCCTGGAGAAGCCGTCGGCCAAGAAACGAACCCTGCGCAAGAGCGACAGGAAGAAGCGCTACACCGTGGTGGGGAACCCCTACTGGATGGCCCCAGAGATGCTCAATG GACAGAGCTACGATGAGATGGTGGACATTTTTTCATTTGGGATTGTTCTCTGCGAG ATCATAGGCCAGGTTTATGCTGACCCAGACTGTCTCCCACGCACACTGGATTTTGGCCTTAATGTCAAGCTGTTCTGGGAGAAGTTTGTTCCTGCTGATTGTCCTCCAGCCTTTTTCCCTCTGGCTGCTATTTGCTGCAGACTGGAACCAGAGAGCAG GCCCCCTTTTTCCAAGCTGGAAGATTCCTTTGAAGCTCTCTCTCTGTACCTGGGAGAACTTGCCATCCCCCTTCCAtctgagctggaggagctggaccACAATGTGAGTGTGCAGTATGGACTGACCCGTGACAAGCTACCTGAAAACACAACCtag
- the RNF185 gene encoding E3 ubiquitin-protein ligase RNF185 — MASKGPTASASTKSSSTGGTSGSSSSNGSGDSTNQDNTFECNICLDTAKDAVISLCGHLFCWPCLHQWLETRPNRQVCPVCKAGISRDKVIPLYGRGSTGQQDPREKTPPRPQGQRPEPENRGGFQGFGFGDGGFQMSFGIGAFPFGIFATAFNINDGRPPPAVPGTPQYVDEQFLSRLFLFVALVIMFWLLIA; from the exons ATGGCAAGCAAAGGACCCACAGCTTCTGCATCAACAAAGAGCTCCAGTACTGGAGGGaccagtggcagcagcagcagtaatgGTTCTGGGGACAGCACTAATCAGGACAACACCTTTGAATGCAACATCTGTTTGGACACTGCCAAGGATGCAGTCATCAGCTTGTGTGGGCACCTCTTTTG TTGGCCTTGTTTACACCAG tGGCTAGAGACCAGGCCAAACAGACAAGTGTGTCCTGTATGCAAAGCAGGAATCAGTCGAGATAAAGTTATTCCTCTCTATGGAAGAGGTAGCACTGGGCAGCAGGACCCCAG AGAGAAAACTCCACCACGACCCCAAGGACAGAGACCTGAACCAGAGAACAGAGGG GGATTCCAGGGCTTTGGGTTTGGTGATGGTGGCTTCCAGATGTCCTTTGGAATTGGGGCGTTTCCCTTTGGTATATTTGCAACAGCCTTCAACATAAACGACGGGCGACCTCCTCCAG ctgttccAGGGACTCCTCAATATGTGGATGAGCAGTTCCTTTCCCGCCTCTTCCTGTTTGTGGCACTGGTGATAATGTTCTGGCTGTTGATTGCATAA